CGTGGGACCACGCGCATCCCGACGCGCCGTTCGCCGACCAGGACGTGACGGTTACGATCCCCGCGTCGTTCGATCCGGCCGCGCGCGAGCTGACGGCGGAAGCCGCGCGGGCCGCCGGCTACTCGCGGATGACGCTGCTGGAAGAGCCGCAAGCGGCGCTCTACAGCTGGATCCAGAAGAGCGAAGGCGGCTGGCGCAAGCAGGTGCAGGTCGGCGACCTGATCCTGTGCGTCGACGTCGGCGGCGGCACGACCGACCTGTCGCTGATCGCGGTGGTCGAGCGCGACGGTAATCTCGAACTGCATCGCGTGGCCGTCGGCGAGCACATCCTGCTCGGCGGCGACAACATGGACCTCGCGCTCGCGCACGTGGTCGCACGCAAGCTCGCGCAGCAGGGCACGCAGGCCGATCCGTGGCAACTGCGCGCGCTGACCTACGCGTGCCGCTCGGCGAAGGAAACGCTGCTGTCCGACCCGACCACCGACGCGGTGCCGCTCGTCGTGCCGAGCCGCGGCTCGAAGCTGATCGGCGGCTCGATCCGCACCGAGCTGACGCGCGCGGAACTCACGCAGACGATCCTCGAAGGCTTCTTCCCGCAAGTCGATGCGGCCGCGCGCCCGGTGAGCCGCGCACGTGTCGGCCTGACGCAGCTCGGCCTGCCGTATGCGCAGGACGCCGGCATCACGCGCCATCTCGCGGCGTTCCTCGGCCGCCAGGTCGCGGCGCTCGACACGCTCGAAGGCGTGCAGCGCACGCTGCCGCAGGGCGCGACGTTCCTGCATCCGACCGCCGTGCTGTTCAACGGCGGCGTGTTCAAGTCGACGCTGCTCACGCAGCGCGTGCTCGATACGCTCAACAACTGGCTCGCCGCCGAAGGCTCGCCGCCCGCCCGCCTGCTCGAAGGCGCGGATCTTGATCTCGCGGTCGCGCGCGGCGCGGCGTACTACGGCTACGTGAAGCGCGGCCGTGGCGTGCGCATTCGCGGCGGCACGGCGCGTGCGTACTACGTCGCGATCGAATCGGCGATGCCCGCGGTGCCGGGGCTCGAGCCGCCGGTGCAGGCGCTGTGCGTCGCGCCGTTCGGGATGGAGGAAGGCTCGGACGCGGCGCTGCCGCCGCAGGAGTTCGGCCTCGTCGTCGGCGAACCGGTGCAGTTCCGCTTCTTCGGTTCGTCGGTGCGTCGTCAGGACCAGGTCGGTACGCTGCTCGACTACTGGTCGCCGGAAGAGCTGCAGGAGCTGGAGGAAATCCAGGCGACGCTGCCCGCCGAAGGGCGCACCGTCGGCGAAGTCGTGCCGGTGAAGCTGCATGCGCGCGTGACCGAAGCCGGCACGCTCGAACTCGAGGCGATCCCGAGCGGCACGAACGAGCGCTGGAAGGTCGAGTTCGACGTGCGCGGCGCCGCCTGAGCGCGATGAAGCGTTATACGGTCGGCATCGACCTCGGCACGAGCAATACGGTCGTCGCGTACGTCGAGGCCGGTTCCGACGCGATCCGCGTGTTCGACGTCGAGCAACTGGTCGGTCCCGGCGCGGTGGCCGCGCAGCCGCTGCTGCCGTCGGTGCGCTACCACCCGGCGGCGGGCGAGTTGCCGCCGGACGCGCTGCGGCTGCCGTGGGCGGCTGATCCGAAGGTAAACACGAAGGCGAACGCGGCCGATGCGCCGCCCGCCGTGATCGGCCGCTATGCGCGCACGCTCGGCGCACAGGTACCGGGCCGGCTCGTGTCGAGCGCGAAGAGCTGGCTGTCGCACGCCGCGGTCGACCGGCTCGCGGCGATCCTGCCGTGGGGCGCGGCCGATGGCGTCGACAAGGTGTCGCCGGTCGATGCGAGCGCGAGCTATCTCGCGCATGTGCGTGACGCGTGGGACGCGCATTTTCCCGATGCGCCGCTCGCGAAGCAGGACGTGATCCTGACGGTGCCCGCGTCGTTCGACGACGGCGCGCGCGCATTGACCGTCGAGGCCGCGCGGCGCGCGAAGCTGCCGGCGCTGCGGCTGCTGGAAGAGCCGCAAGCCGCGTTCTACGACTGGCTGTACGGCCAGCGCGACACGTTGCGCGAGACGTTCGCCGCGGCGCGGCGCGTGCTGATCTGCGACGTCGGCGGCGGCACGACCGACCTCACGCTCGTCGACGTCGCGCCGGGCGATGATGGCGAGCCGACCTTTACGCGCGTCGGCGTCGGCAACCATCTGATGCTCGGCGGCGACAACATGGACCTCGCGCTCGCGCGCCTGGTCGAGTCGCGGCTGACCGAGCCCGGTACGCGGCTGTCGGCCGCGAGCCTGTCGCAACTCGTCGAGCGCTGCCGCGCGGCGAAGGAGCGGCTGCTCGGCGACGACGCGCCGGCGTCCGTCACCGT
This is a stretch of genomic DNA from Burkholderia cenocepacia. It encodes these proteins:
- a CDS encoding Hsp70 family protein — protein: MSDPRYSIGIDLGTTHCALSYVDSSTSDGEKIVQQVLPIAQLTAPGALESRDLLPSFLYLPHESELTQGDLTLPWTASRAFAVGEMARTRGAGTPIRLVSSAKSWLCHPGVDRRAAILPSDAPPEVARVSPLESSIRYLTHLREAWDHAHPDAPFADQDVTVTIPASFDPAARELTAEAARAAGYSRMTLLEEPQAALYSWIQKSEGGWRKQVQVGDLILCVDVGGGTTDLSLIAVVERDGNLELHRVAVGEHILLGGDNMDLALAHVVARKLAQQGTQADPWQLRALTYACRSAKETLLSDPTTDAVPLVVPSRGSKLIGGSIRTELTRAELTQTILEGFFPQVDAAARPVSRARVGLTQLGLPYAQDAGITRHLAAFLGRQVAALDTLEGVQRTLPQGATFLHPTAVLFNGGVFKSTLLTQRVLDTLNNWLAAEGSPPARLLEGADLDLAVARGAAYYGYVKRGRGVRIRGGTARAYYVAIESAMPAVPGLEPPVQALCVAPFGMEEGSDAALPPQEFGLVVGEPVQFRFFGSSVRRQDQVGTLLDYWSPEELQELEEIQATLPAEGRTVGEVVPVKLHARVTEAGTLELEAIPSGTNERWKVEFDVRGAA